CTCACGTGGATGCGCTCGAGCGCCACCTCGCTCGGACCGATCGGGTGACACCGAAGAAGAAAACGAACACAAGGAGAAGAAGATGACCACTCGCGATCAGTACACGCCCGGGCCGGCCAGCGGCGCCGAGGTGCGAAAGGACGGGGAAAAGTGGACGCTCATTCTTGTCAGAGAACTGCGCCACTCGCCCGAGAAAGTCTGGCAGGCACTGACCGATCCGGCGCAGCTGCGCGAGTGGGCGCCGTTTGACGTAGATGGGAGCCTGGGCACCGCTGGAAGCACAGTGAAGATCGCCGTGGTGGGAGCGCCCACGCCGCAGGTGTCCGAGACGGCCGTCAAACGAGCCGACGCGCCCAAAGTGCTCGAGT
This is a stretch of genomic DNA from Gemmatimonadaceae bacterium. It encodes these proteins:
- a CDS encoding SRPBCC family protein; amino-acid sequence: MTTRDQYTPGPASGAEVRKDGEKWTLILVRELRHSPEKVWQALTDPAQLREWAPFDVDGSLGTAGSTVKIAVVGAPTPQVSETAVKRADAPKVLEYDWGGNDLRWELEPVDGGTRLTLWHSIDRRFISMGAAGWHVSFDVLDHLLSGNPIGRIVGGDAMKFSGWQRLNAEYAQQFGVEVPSWPPQAAQES